The following are from one region of the Qipengyuania flava genome:
- a CDS encoding sensor histidine kinase, producing MSESRFPWSGFGIALAACAVLATLDIDLIYVGLFLAVWIGSLYLVAARPPEAKAAPSDGALTRDSMADLFEHSETPVVITERDRVIIANLSARKLLGSHIMAQDVRMALRQPEAIRLLERNAEGGAVVRGLARRTDIWRINRKTLPGDLAVIEFVNKTAEADISRAHTDFVANASHELRTPLASIIGYVETLQEDVENLDPKMAGKFLGTIQREARRLQDLVSDLMSLSRIEAEKHDLPEKVLDLNKLVERAASDAAAGERASLLDYEATGDFTVLGDQQQLEQLVRNLVDNAFKYGAQGEAVTVRLHPRGRNRVRLTVTDRGEGIAAEHVPHLTRRFYRTDPGRSRASGGTGLGLAIVKHIVERHRGRLDIESTVGEGTRVTVTLPIETKSEEV from the coding sequence ATGAGCGAGAGCAGATTTCCCTGGTCCGGATTCGGCATAGCGCTGGCTGCTTGCGCCGTCCTCGCCACGCTCGACATCGACCTCATCTACGTCGGCCTGTTCCTCGCCGTATGGATCGGTTCGCTTTACCTCGTCGCTGCGCGACCGCCGGAGGCAAAGGCCGCGCCTTCAGACGGCGCCCTCACCCGCGACAGCATGGCCGACCTGTTCGAGCATTCCGAAACCCCGGTTGTCATCACCGAACGGGACCGGGTGATCATCGCCAACCTTTCGGCCCGCAAGCTCCTCGGCAGTCACATCATGGCGCAGGATGTGCGCATGGCGCTTCGCCAGCCCGAAGCCATTCGCCTGCTTGAACGCAACGCGGAAGGCGGCGCGGTAGTCCGCGGGCTCGCCCGCCGGACCGATATCTGGCGGATCAACCGCAAGACCCTGCCCGGCGACCTCGCGGTCATCGAATTCGTCAACAAGACCGCCGAAGCCGACATTTCCCGCGCGCATACCGATTTCGTCGCCAACGCAAGCCACGAACTGCGGACACCGCTCGCCTCGATCATCGGCTACGTCGAGACCCTCCAGGAGGATGTAGAGAATCTCGACCCGAAAATGGCCGGGAAGTTCCTAGGTACAATCCAGCGCGAGGCCCGACGCCTGCAGGATCTGGTGAGCGACCTGATGTCGCTATCGAGGATCGAGGCGGAGAAGCACGACCTTCCCGAAAAAGTGCTCGATCTCAACAAGCTGGTCGAACGGGCCGCTAGCGATGCAGCGGCTGGCGAGCGCGCGTCCCTCCTGGACTACGAAGCGACTGGTGACTTCACGGTACTGGGTGACCAACAGCAGCTCGAACAGCTCGTGCGAAACCTTGTCGACAACGCGTTCAAATATGGCGCCCAGGGTGAAGCGGTGACCGTGCGCCTGCATCCGCGCGGGCGGAACCGGGTGCGTCTAACCGTCACCGATCGCGGTGAAGGCATCGCTGCCGAGCATGTCCCGCACCTCACGCGCCGCTTCTACCGCACCGACCCCGGTCGCAGCCGCGCGTCGGGCGGGACCGGCCTAGGCCTCGCAATCGTCAAGCACATCGTCGAACGCCACCGGGGCCGACTCGATATCGAGAGCACGGTTGGCGAAGGTACGAGAGTGACCGTTACGCTTCCGATCGAGACCAAGAGCGAAGAGGTGTGA
- the recJ gene encoding single-stranded-DNA-specific exonuclease RecJ, protein MASQALSHVYGVSASLTGRAWRWRGGNMELGNSPELGGDVVRQLLLSRGVPPEDIERHRSPTLRSFLPDPSIFRDMDTAADRIAQAVIAGETITIYGDYDVDGATSSALLIRLLRELGVEAGYYIPDRLLEGYGPSGEALVKLGREGSSLIVTVDCGAMAHEALGMAHEAGVDVIVVDHHKCAAELPQTVALVNPNRLDEEDDAAAHGHLAAVGVAFLLAIALVRTLRERGFFADRKEPDLLALLDVVALGTVADVAALHGLNRAFVAQGLKVMAKRDNIGMSALIDASRLKRAPACSDLGFALGPRINAGGRVGESTLGVRLLTTQDPEEAREIAAQLSALNEERRAIEAAVQEAAEEQLASQHNRAVHLLSGEGWHPGVIGIVAGRIKEKTGKPSLVIAVDGETGKGSGRSIAGVDLGAAIIRARDEGLLVAGGGHAMAAGLTVTTDKIDALADWLDATLEGQVARASASREMALDLAVSPGGLTPELVGSLEAAGPFGVGWPGPRVAVGPVRLVKCDIVGADHVRLIAAGDDGKSFKGIAFRAAESEMGQALLHASRGRKLWLAGRVKIDDWGSRPQAELHLEDAAWAD, encoded by the coding sequence ATGGCATCGCAGGCCCTTTCCCATGTCTACGGAGTATCCGCATCGCTCACCGGTCGCGCCTGGCGCTGGCGCGGGGGGAATATGGAGCTCGGCAACTCGCCTGAGCTTGGCGGTGATGTCGTGCGCCAATTGCTGCTGTCGCGCGGCGTGCCGCCGGAAGATATCGAGCGGCATCGCAGCCCTACGCTGCGCAGCTTCCTGCCCGATCCGTCGATCTTTCGCGATATGGACACGGCGGCCGACCGGATTGCCCAGGCGGTCATCGCAGGCGAGACGATTACGATCTACGGCGACTACGATGTGGACGGGGCGACAAGTTCCGCGCTGCTGATCCGCTTGCTGCGCGAGCTTGGGGTCGAGGCGGGTTACTACATCCCGGACCGCCTGCTGGAAGGCTACGGCCCTTCGGGAGAGGCTCTGGTCAAGCTGGGGCGCGAGGGGTCTAGCCTTATCGTCACGGTTGATTGCGGAGCCATGGCGCACGAGGCGCTTGGTATGGCGCATGAAGCGGGCGTCGACGTCATCGTGGTCGACCACCACAAATGCGCCGCCGAGCTTCCCCAAACCGTGGCTCTGGTAAACCCGAACCGGCTCGACGAGGAAGACGATGCGGCCGCGCACGGCCATCTGGCCGCGGTGGGCGTGGCTTTCCTCCTTGCCATTGCGCTCGTGCGGACCCTGCGCGAGCGCGGCTTCTTCGCTGACCGCAAGGAACCGGACCTGCTGGCCCTGCTCGATGTGGTGGCGCTTGGCACGGTCGCCGACGTTGCCGCTCTCCATGGCCTCAACCGGGCCTTCGTGGCCCAGGGCCTCAAGGTCATGGCGAAGCGCGACAACATCGGGATGTCCGCGCTGATCGATGCAAGCCGTCTGAAGCGCGCCCCCGCCTGCTCGGACCTCGGTTTCGCGCTCGGCCCGCGCATCAACGCTGGCGGTCGGGTGGGCGAATCCACCCTCGGCGTGCGCCTCCTCACGACGCAGGATCCAGAAGAGGCCCGCGAGATTGCAGCCCAGCTTTCTGCCCTCAACGAAGAACGGCGCGCGATCGAGGCTGCGGTGCAAGAAGCGGCAGAGGAACAACTCGCCTCGCAACACAACCGCGCGGTGCACCTGCTATCGGGCGAAGGCTGGCACCCCGGCGTGATCGGGATCGTGGCCGGCCGGATCAAGGAAAAGACCGGCAAGCCTTCGCTGGTCATCGCCGTGGACGGCGAGACCGGCAAAGGCTCGGGCCGCTCCATTGCGGGCGTCGATCTGGGCGCGGCGATCATACGGGCCCGCGACGAAGGGCTGCTGGTCGCGGGCGGAGGTCACGCCATGGCCGCGGGGCTGACCGTGACCACCGACAAGATCGATGCGCTGGCCGATTGGCTCGACGCCACGCTCGAAGGGCAAGTCGCACGCGCTTCGGCAAGCCGCGAGATGGCGCTTGATCTCGCGGTGTCGCCCGGCGGCCTGACGCCCGAGCTCGTCGGCTCGCTCGAAGCGGCAGGGCCTTTCGGTGTCGGCTGGCCGGGACCGCGCGTCGCCGTGGGCCCGGTACGGCTGGTGAAGTGCGATATCGTCGGCGCCGACCACGTCCGGCTGATCGCGGCTGGGGACGACGGCAAGAGCTTCAAGGGCATCGCATTCCGCGCGGCGGAGAGCGAAATGGGACAGGCGCTCCTGCACGCCTCGCGCGGGCGCAAGCTGTGGCTGGCAGGCCGTGTGAAGATCGATGATTGGGGTAGCCGGCCGCAGGCGGAACTCCACCTCGAGGACGCCGCTTGGGCGGATTAG
- a CDS encoding flavodoxin family protein: MGSGPLLIIWHSRTGASEQLAAAAKSGAGEAARLVRARDVEPDDLLEASGYLFCCPENLASMSGEMKEMFDRCYYPLLGKIEGLAYATIIAAGSDGEGAQRQIDRIATGWRLKRVAPAEIVRTDAQDPKSILAPKQVSGEELAMAGEMGAALAEGLRQGIF; encoded by the coding sequence ATGGGCTCCGGACCACTCCTCATTATCTGGCACAGTCGCACGGGCGCTAGCGAGCAGCTTGCCGCGGCGGCGAAATCCGGCGCGGGCGAAGCGGCGCGCCTTGTGAGGGCGAGAGATGTGGAGCCGGACGACTTGCTCGAAGCGTCGGGATACCTGTTCTGCTGTCCCGAAAACCTCGCGAGCATGAGCGGCGAGATGAAAGAGATGTTCGACCGCTGCTATTATCCGCTGCTCGGGAAGATTGAGGGCTTGGCCTATGCGACGATCATCGCAGCCGGGTCCGACGGTGAGGGGGCGCAGCGCCAGATCGACCGGATCGCAACCGGGTGGCGGCTAAAGCGCGTGGCACCCGCTGAGATCGTCAGAACGGACGCGCAAGACCCCAAGTCGATCCTCGCCCCGAAACAGGTTTCGGGCGAGGAGCTTGCCATGGCCGGAGAGATGGGCGCTGCCCTGGCGGAAGGTTTGCGCCAGGGAATCTTCTGA
- a CDS encoding NAD(P)H-dependent flavin oxidoreductase — protein sequence MSLPAPFDKLRIPVIGSPLFIVSGPELVIAQCKAGIVGSFPALNARPQSQVDEWLHQITEELAAHNRDNPDRPAAPYAVNQIVHKSNDRLDADMETCAKWQVPMVITSLGAREEVFQAVDSWGGITLHDVINDRFARKAIEKGATGLIPVAAGAGGHAGTLSPFALMQEIRSWFDGLVALSGSIAHGRSILAAQALGADFAYIGSPWIAATEANADEGYKQGIVEGDASGIVYTNLFTGVHGNYLRSSIESAGLDPDNLPESDPSKMNFGSGGNTKAKAWKDIWGSGQGIGTVTKSAPVEETVARLEAEYTAAKEALAKATA from the coding sequence ATGAGCCTGCCCGCCCCCTTCGACAAGCTGCGCATCCCCGTCATCGGGTCACCGCTGTTCATCGTATCGGGTCCCGAACTGGTCATCGCCCAGTGCAAGGCGGGCATCGTGGGCAGCTTCCCGGCCCTCAACGCCCGCCCGCAAAGCCAGGTGGACGAATGGCTCCACCAGATCACCGAGGAACTGGCCGCGCACAATCGCGACAACCCGGACCGTCCGGCAGCGCCCTATGCGGTCAACCAGATCGTCCACAAGTCGAACGATCGCCTCGATGCGGACATGGAAACCTGCGCCAAGTGGCAGGTGCCGATGGTGATCACCTCGCTCGGCGCGCGCGAAGAGGTGTTCCAGGCTGTCGACAGCTGGGGCGGTATCACGCTGCACGATGTCATCAACGACCGCTTTGCCCGGAAGGCCATCGAAAAGGGCGCGACCGGCCTGATCCCGGTTGCCGCCGGTGCGGGAGGCCACGCCGGCACGCTCAGCCCGTTTGCGCTGATGCAAGAAATCCGCAGCTGGTTCGACGGGCTCGTCGCCCTGTCGGGTTCGATCGCCCATGGCCGCTCGATCCTTGCAGCGCAGGCGCTTGGCGCGGACTTCGCCTACATCGGATCGCCCTGGATCGCGGCCACGGAAGCCAACGCCGACGAAGGCTACAAGCAGGGCATCGTGGAAGGCGACGCAAGCGGCATCGTCTACACCAACCTGTTCACCGGTGTGCACGGCAATTACCTGCGCTCGAGCATCGAAAGCGCCGGCCTCGATCCGGACAACCTGCCCGAAAGCGATCCGAGCAAGATGAACTTCGGCAGCGGCGGCAACACCAAGGCCAAGGCGTGGAAGGACATCTGGGGCTCTGGCCAGGGTATCGGCACCGTCACCAAGAGCGCGCCGGTCGAAGAAACGGTCGCGCGCCTCGAAGCCGAATACACCGCCGCCAAGGAAGCGCTGGCCAAGGCGACCGCCTAG
- a CDS encoding amidohydrolase family protein: MTATEEILEPDLPIIDPHHHLWDLRPLVPSFPEPRHDFIEAIAGADYYTFDELHADTHSGHNVVGTVFMECGAFYDASRDEAMKPVGEVEFVNGVAAQGASGLYGDYRPCAAIIGHADLTLGDAVKPVIEALLAAGNGRFKGIRHAAAWDADPEVLGPPFHAPEGLYGSDAFRAGFAAYSEYGLTFDAWLLEPQLGDVLELAKAFPDQQIVLDHCGTPLNIASYRGKLHERFNTWRRSIHALAECPNVAVKLGGLAMAFCGLPEDGPAKGHGSEHLAGMWRPYIETCIEAFGAERGMFESNYPVDRWGASYPVLWNAFKRLAQGHSADEKRALFAGTAARIYDIEHVLPAA; encoded by the coding sequence ATGACCGCCACCGAAGAGATCCTCGAACCCGATCTTCCGATCATCGACCCGCACCACCACCTGTGGGACCTGCGCCCTTTGGTGCCCTCCTTCCCCGAACCGCGGCACGACTTCATCGAGGCTATTGCGGGCGCGGACTACTACACCTTCGACGAGCTGCACGCCGACACCCACAGCGGCCACAACGTCGTCGGCACGGTCTTCATGGAATGCGGTGCCTTCTACGACGCGAGCCGCGACGAGGCGATGAAGCCGGTCGGCGAGGTCGAGTTCGTGAACGGCGTTGCGGCGCAGGGTGCGAGCGGGCTCTATGGCGACTATCGCCCCTGTGCAGCCATCATCGGCCATGCGGACCTGACGCTGGGCGATGCGGTGAAGCCGGTGATCGAGGCGCTGCTTGCTGCCGGGAATGGCCGCTTCAAGGGCATCCGCCACGCCGCCGCCTGGGACGCCGATCCCGAAGTGCTCGGCCCTCCGTTCCATGCGCCAGAGGGGCTTTACGGATCGGACGCCTTCCGCGCGGGCTTTGCCGCCTATAGCGAATACGGCCTCACCTTCGACGCCTGGCTGCTGGAACCGCAACTGGGCGATGTGCTCGAACTCGCCAAGGCCTTCCCCGACCAGCAGATCGTGCTCGACCATTGCGGAACGCCGCTCAACATCGCGAGCTATCGCGGCAAGCTGCACGAGCGCTTCAACACCTGGCGCCGCTCGATCCATGCGCTTGCCGAATGCCCCAATGTGGCGGTGAAGCTGGGCGGCCTTGCCATGGCCTTCTGCGGCCTGCCCGAGGATGGGCCGGCAAAGGGCCACGGTTCGGAGCACCTTGCGGGAATGTGGCGCCCCTATATCGAAACCTGCATCGAAGCCTTCGGGGCTGAGCGCGGCATGTTCGAATCGAACTATCCCGTCGACCGCTGGGGCGCGAGCTATCCGGTGCTGTGGAACGCCTTCAAGCGCCTCGCACAAGGCCACAGCGCGGATGAGAAGCGCGCGCTGTTCGCTGGCACCGCCGCGCGCATCTACGACATCGAGCACGTCCTTCCGGCAGCTTGA
- the leuA gene encoding 2-isopropylmalate synthase yields MPMLRNPSSKYSPFPQVPLTDRRWPTRTITAPPRWLSTDLRDGNQAIVDPMDAHKKNRFFDLLVEVGVKEIEVGFPSAGATEFDFISGLVQSGRVPEDVLVQVLTQSREDLIRTSFASLTGAHAAIVHLYNAVSPAWREVVFGMTKDQVRDIAVLGAKVMRDEAGKQPDTDWHFQYSPETFSTAELDFSLEVCEAVMEVLAPTPDHPIILNLPATVEAATPNIYADQVEYFIRNLPNRESAVISLHTHNDRGTGVAAAELALMAGADRVEGCLFGNGERTGNCCLVTMALNMYTQGVDPGLDFSDIDRVIETVEYCNELPVHQRHPYGGELVYTAFSGSHQDAIKKGFAALETQNDPHWRVPYLPIDPADLGRSYEAVIRVNSQSGKGGFAWVLEQDQGLKLPKKMQADFSPHVQRMADELGRELNAADIWEAFKSAYHVQTTDKHFQLVDYEERRASDGTRLFTGTIAVKGQEQTVSGRGNGLISSVLSTIEDAFGLSLEIKDYSEHALTTGRDSRAAAYLECRTADGETIWGCGIDEDVATASVRAVLSAANSAVG; encoded by the coding sequence ATGCCCATGCTCCGCAATCCGAGCAGCAAGTATTCGCCCTTCCCGCAGGTGCCGCTGACCGACCGTCGGTGGCCAACGCGCACGATCACCGCGCCGCCGCGCTGGCTTTCGACCGACCTGCGCGATGGCAATCAGGCGATTGTCGATCCGATGGACGCGCACAAGAAGAACCGCTTCTTCGACCTGCTCGTCGAGGTGGGCGTGAAGGAAATCGAGGTGGGCTTCCCGAGTGCAGGGGCGACCGAGTTCGATTTCATCTCCGGCCTCGTGCAATCGGGCCGCGTCCCCGAAGACGTGCTGGTGCAGGTGCTCACCCAGAGCCGCGAAGACCTCATCCGCACCAGCTTTGCCAGCCTCACCGGCGCGCATGCGGCCATCGTCCACCTCTACAACGCGGTCAGCCCTGCCTGGCGCGAAGTCGTGTTCGGCATGACCAAGGACCAGGTGCGCGACATCGCAGTGCTCGGCGCCAAGGTGATGCGCGACGAAGCCGGCAAGCAGCCCGATACCGACTGGCACTTCCAGTATTCGCCCGAGACTTTCTCGACCGCCGAGCTCGATTTCAGCCTCGAGGTTTGCGAAGCGGTGATGGAGGTGCTCGCACCCACACCCGACCATCCGATCATCCTCAACCTGCCCGCCACGGTCGAGGCGGCAACGCCCAATATCTACGCCGACCAGGTCGAGTATTTCATTCGCAACCTGCCCAATCGCGAGAGCGCGGTGATCTCGCTCCACACGCATAACGACCGGGGCACGGGCGTGGCGGCGGCGGAGCTGGCGCTGATGGCGGGCGCGGACCGGGTCGAAGGCTGCCTGTTCGGCAATGGCGAGCGCACGGGCAATTGCTGCCTCGTGACAATGGCCCTCAATATGTACACGCAAGGCGTTGATCCGGGATTGGATTTCTCGGACATCGACCGGGTTATCGAGACGGTCGAATACTGCAACGAGCTGCCCGTCCACCAGCGCCACCCCTATGGCGGTGAGCTCGTCTACACCGCCTTTTCCGGCAGCCACCAGGACGCGATCAAGAAGGGCTTTGCCGCGCTCGAAACGCAGAACGATCCGCACTGGCGCGTACCCTATTTGCCGATCGATCCCGCCGATCTCGGCCGTAGTTACGAGGCGGTCATTCGCGTCAACTCGCAATCCGGCAAGGGCGGTTTCGCCTGGGTGCTGGAGCAGGACCAGGGCCTCAAGCTGCCGAAGAAGATGCAGGCCGATTTCAGCCCGCACGTCCAGCGCATGGCGGACGAACTGGGGCGCGAATTGAACGCCGCCGACATCTGGGAAGCGTTCAAATCTGCCTACCACGTCCAGACCACCGACAAGCACTTCCAGCTGGTCGATTACGAAGAACGCCGGGCGAGCGACGGCACGCGCCTGTTTACCGGCACCATCGCGGTCAAAGGGCAGGAACAGACCGTCTCGGGCCGCGGCAACGGCCTGATCTCATCCGTGCTGTCGACCATCGAGGACGCCTTCGGCCTCTCGCTGGAAATCAAGGACTATTCCGAACACGCGCTGACGACCGGCCGCGACAGCCGCGCCGCCGCCTATCTCGAATGCCGCACCGCCGATGGCGAAACCATCTGGGGATGCGGGATCGATGAGGACGTGGCGACGGCGAGCGTGAGGGCGGTGCTCAGCGCGGCGAATTCGGCGGTGGGGTGA
- a CDS encoding PaaI family thioesterase: MAEGHELYETMGLLRVVTLDPEGRASLEYEAKREQCHSGGVVQGGFISGWIDAAMAHAAMAKNGEGIVPMTLELKVSFFAPTRPGKVIAEAWVERHGKRTSFYEGHLKDEHGTVLAKATSTILLADMSRVVEASKKATGG; this comes from the coding sequence ATGGCCGAAGGGCATGAGCTGTATGAGACCATGGGCTTGCTGCGCGTGGTGACCCTCGATCCGGAAGGGCGTGCCAGCCTCGAGTACGAGGCCAAGCGCGAACAGTGCCATTCGGGCGGTGTGGTGCAGGGCGGCTTCATCAGCGGATGGATCGACGCGGCGATGGCGCATGCGGCGATGGCCAAGAACGGCGAGGGCATCGTGCCCATGACGCTGGAACTCAAGGTCAGCTTCTTTGCCCCCACGCGCCCCGGCAAGGTGATCGCCGAGGCCTGGGTGGAACGGCACGGCAAGCGCACCAGCTTTTACGAAGGCCACCTCAAGGACGAGCATGGAACCGTCCTCGCCAAGGCCACCAGCACGATCCTGCTGGCGGATATGAGCCGGGTTGTCGAAGCCTCGAAGAAAGCGACAGGAGGTTAG
- a CDS encoding epoxide hydrolase family protein: protein MAAITPFELKIPESELVALADRLDHARWPEQEPVDDWSQGTKLAALKELVAYWRIEYDWRRCEARLNAIGQFTTEIDGLSIHFLHKRSSRPDAVPLIVTHGWPGSVVEFLGVIDELTEPSDPEAMAFHVVAPSLPGYGFSGKPTGTGWGVERIAKAWAVLMDRLGYEGWVAQGGDWGSAVTTAIGQLAPKGCKGIHLNMPIGRPGPDDMQSTDPKVLKAFQALGFYQEWDSGYSKEQSTRPQTIGYSLVDSPIGLAAWILEKIYYWTDNGGSPWDALSMDQVLDDIMLYWLPATGASAARLYWESFAKFGDGKVTIPSGASAFPKEILPAPREWAERTLTNLVYWNDLDKGGHFAAWEQPELFVAELRACFAAILAQ, encoded by the coding sequence ATGGCTGCGATCACGCCGTTCGAACTGAAGATCCCCGAAAGCGAGCTGGTGGCGCTGGCCGACCGCCTAGACCATGCGCGCTGGCCCGAGCAGGAGCCGGTGGACGACTGGTCGCAGGGGACGAAGCTGGCCGCGCTCAAGGAACTCGTGGCCTATTGGCGGATCGAATACGACTGGCGGCGGTGCGAGGCGCGGCTGAACGCCATCGGACAATTCACGACCGAGATCGACGGCCTCTCCATCCATTTCCTGCATAAGCGCTCGAGCCGGCCGGACGCCGTGCCGCTCATCGTCACTCATGGTTGGCCCGGATCGGTGGTCGAATTCCTCGGCGTGATCGACGAACTCACCGAGCCCTCCGATCCGGAGGCGATGGCTTTCCACGTGGTTGCGCCCTCGCTGCCCGGCTACGGCTTTTCGGGCAAGCCAACCGGCACGGGTTGGGGCGTCGAACGCATCGCCAAGGCCTGGGCGGTGCTGATGGACCGGCTCGGCTACGAAGGCTGGGTCGCGCAAGGGGGCGACTGGGGCTCGGCGGTCACCACCGCGATCGGCCAGCTTGCGCCCAAAGGGTGCAAGGGCATCCACCTAAACATGCCGATCGGCCGTCCTGGTCCCGACGACATGCAAAGCACCGATCCCAAGGTGCTGAAGGCATTTCAGGCGCTCGGTTTCTACCAGGAATGGGACTCGGGCTATTCGAAAGAGCAGAGCACCCGGCCGCAGACGATCGGTTATTCGCTGGTGGATTCGCCCATCGGCCTTGCGGCGTGGATCCTCGAGAAGATCTATTACTGGACCGACAACGGGGGTTCGCCCTGGGACGCGCTGTCGATGGACCAGGTGCTTGATGACATCATGCTCTACTGGCTGCCGGCAACCGGCGCTTCGGCCGCGCGGCTCTATTGGGAAAGCTTTGCCAAGTTCGGGGACGGCAAGGTCACCATACCGTCCGGCGCGAGCGCGTTTCCCAAGGAAATCCTCCCCGCACCACGCGAATGGGCCGAGCGGACCCTGACGAACCTCGTCTACTGGAACGATCTCGACAAGGGTGGGCACTTCGCCGCCTGGGAGCAGCCCGAGCTGTTCGTCGCCGAACTGCGCGCCTGTTTCGCAGCAATCCTCGCTCAGTAA
- a CDS encoding alpha-hydroxy acid oxidase — protein MKLTDCHNIDDFRLLAKQRLPWPVFDYIDGAADDEITKARNTSAFDEVDLVPNVLAGVEQIDTRCTIMGRESALPLMLSPTALQRAFHRDGERAVARAAEKFGVWFGISSLATHSIEEIAELTSGPKLFQLYVHKDKGLNASMIERCQAAKFDAIALTVDTIVSGKRERCLRSGFTTPPRFTPSALWSYATRPRWTLDYVFGPKFRLPNLDGHVQEGTGKAVSIQDYFNTMLDVNMDWDTAARIRQDWGGTFALKGVMSAADARRAVEIGADAIMISNHGGRQLDGSRAPFDQLREIVDAVGGEIEIILDGGVRRGTHALKSLAAGATAASGGRLYLYALAAAGQPGVERAVGILKEEIERGMRLMGVTSVDQLAPDRLRWR, from the coding sequence ATGAAACTGACCGATTGCCACAATATCGATGACTTCCGTCTCCTCGCGAAACAGCGCCTGCCTTGGCCCGTGTTCGATTACATCGACGGGGCCGCCGACGACGAGATCACCAAGGCGCGCAACACCAGCGCCTTCGACGAGGTTGACCTCGTGCCCAACGTGCTTGCCGGGGTCGAACAGATCGACACACGCTGCACGATCATGGGCCGCGAAAGCGCCCTGCCCCTCATGCTCAGCCCCACTGCACTCCAGCGCGCCTTCCACCGGGATGGGGAGCGCGCCGTGGCACGTGCCGCGGAAAAGTTCGGCGTGTGGTTCGGCATATCGAGCCTCGCGACGCATTCGATCGAGGAGATCGCCGAGCTGACCAGCGGGCCCAAGCTGTTCCAGCTTTACGTCCACAAGGACAAGGGCCTCAACGCGAGCATGATCGAGCGCTGCCAGGCGGCAAAGTTCGACGCGATTGCCCTTACCGTGGACACCATCGTTTCCGGCAAGCGCGAACGGTGCCTGCGCTCGGGCTTCACCACCCCGCCCCGTTTCACGCCCAGCGCGCTGTGGAGTTACGCAACGCGGCCGCGCTGGACGCTCGATTATGTCTTCGGGCCGAAGTTCCGCCTGCCCAATCTCGACGGGCACGTGCAGGAGGGGACCGGCAAGGCGGTGAGCATCCAGGACTATTTCAACACCATGCTCGATGTGAACATGGACTGGGATACCGCCGCACGCATCCGGCAGGACTGGGGCGGTACATTCGCGCTTAAGGGCGTGATGAGCGCGGCTGACGCCCGGCGCGCGGTCGAGATCGGTGCCGATGCGATCATGATATCGAACCATGGCGGGCGGCAGCTGGACGGCAGCCGCGCGCCCTTCGACCAGCTGCGCGAGATCGTCGATGCGGTCGGCGGCGAGATCGAGATCATCCTCGATGGCGGTGTGCGCCGCGGGACGCATGCCTTGAAGAGCCTTGCCGCAGGTGCGACGGCGGCGAGCGGCGGGCGTCTGTACCTCTACGCCCTTGCCGCAGCCGGGCAGCCGGGCGTAGAGCGCGCGGTGGGCATCCTGAAAGAAGAGATCGAGCGCGGCATGCGCCTGATGGGCGTCACCTCGGTCGACCAGCTTGCGCCGGATCGGCTGCGCTGGCGTTAA
- a CDS encoding DUF6151 family protein yields the protein MSAADSLEFACECGSVAGVVEQVSPSEGDRVVCHCVDCRDLVRHLGQEDCVLDELGGTDLYQSRCARVKIHAGREHLASLHMTEGKTLRWYAACCNSPMFNTYANGKVPYVTTLLANADKAKADDLLGPPIGHVFPEQATGDGSALTPMPFSRLMRRFFGRMLKDLFSGDRRRSALFDARTLEPIAPPRRLTEAEQTALGRA from the coding sequence ATGAGCGCGGCCGACAGCCTTGAATTCGCTTGCGAATGCGGATCGGTCGCGGGCGTCGTCGAGCAGGTCTCGCCAAGCGAAGGTGACCGGGTCGTCTGCCACTGTGTCGATTGCCGCGACCTTGTCCGGCACCTCGGGCAGGAGGACTGCGTTCTCGACGAACTCGGCGGTACCGACCTTTATCAATCGCGCTGCGCCCGGGTAAAAATTCACGCCGGCCGCGAGCATCTCGCCAGCCTCCACATGACCGAAGGCAAGACGCTGCGCTGGTATGCGGCGTGCTGCAATTCGCCGATGTTCAACACCTATGCGAACGGCAAGGTGCCTTATGTGACGACGCTCCTCGCCAATGCTGACAAGGCGAAGGCGGACGACCTTCTCGGCCCGCCAATCGGCCACGTGTTTCCCGAGCAAGCCACGGGTGACGGCAGCGCGCTCACGCCAATGCCTTTCAGCCGCCTCATGCGACGCTTCTTCGGGAGGATGCTGAAAGACCTCTTTTCCGGAGACCGTCGTCGCAGCGCGCTGTTCGATGCCAGGACGCTTGAACCGATCGCCCCGCCGCGCCGGCTGACCGAAGCCGAACAGACAGCGCTGGGCCGCGCATGA